CTATCCAGAGGCAGACGCTGTGGTCGCCTACAGCCTGGCGCCGGTGTTTCGGCGCAGCTATTCCGCCATCTCGAAGGCACTGACGGAGATGCGCATGGCGGAGCTGGCACTGCCCTATCTGCTGCTTCCGCATCTGCCACGTCCGCGGCAGCGTCCCTTCTGGCTGTTGATGGTGGATGTGACGCCACAGCCGCGCCCGTATGCGCAGGTCCTGCCAGACCGGGGGATGGTTTATGCACCGACAGTCGTGAAAGGCAAGGCACCCGTGACCATCGGGCATCAGTATTCAAGCGTAGCCTTGGGGCTGGAGCCGGAAGAGGGTGTCTCCGCCAGTTGGGTCTTGCCGTTGCTGACCACGCGCGTCGCCACAGACGCTGACAAAGAGATGGTAGGGGCAGAACAAATCGATGCCCTGCTCGCAGACCCTGCCTTACCCTTTGGCCAGGAGTTGTGCGTAGCGGTGGGAGACACCAGCTACAGCAAGCCGCTCTACCTGCACGCACACCGGCGCCATCCGCATCTTGTCACCATCGCCCGTGTGCGCAGCAACCGCACCTTCTATCATCAGGATGTGCCCCAAGAAGGTGAGCAAGCCGGTCGGGGACATCCCACCTGGTACGGCGACAAGTTCTCGCTCTCGGACCCCGAGACGTGGACGCCGCCCGATGAGACGCAGACGCTTTGGGAAACCAGTCGCCGGGGCAAGAAGCACCGAGTCGAGGTCCAGTCGTGGCACAACCTGTTGATGCGGGGCAAGAACAAGCCCCAACGGCTGCCCATGCATCTCTACCCATTCACGCTGGTGCGCATGGTGCGCTACGACGAGGAGGGGAATCCGCTCTACAAGCGCCCCCTGTGGCTGCTGGTCATGGGCGACAGACGAGACGAGTTGACGCTGATGCACATCGTTGATGCCTACGCAGAGCGCTTCGATCTGGAGCATTTTTTCAGGTTCGGCAAGCAGAAGCTCTTGATGGCAGACTTCCAGACGCCGGACCTTGAGCCAGAAGAGAACTGGTGGCAACTGACACACATCGCCTATGCCCAACTCTGGATGGCTCGCCACGTTGCCGAGGCATTGCCCCGTCCCTGGGAGCGCAACTTGCCTGTCATGAAGCAACGCCGTCTCTCACCCACGTTGGTGCAGCGAGACTTCGGACGCATTATTCAGCAGTTGGGGACACCGGCCCAGCCGCCCAAACCTAGAGGTATCTCTCCAGGTCGGCGCAAGGGCACGAAATTGCCTCCACGGCCACGCCAAAAG
This genomic interval from Litorilinea aerophila contains the following:
- a CDS encoding transposase, with amino-acid sequence MDITRHTTALEQFRCTLYQNFENRADTLMELVDAMCSYPEADAVVAYSLAPVFRRSYSAISKALTEMRMAELALPYLLLPHLPRPRQRPFWLLMVDVTPQPRPYAQVLPDRGMVYAPTVVKGKAPVTIGHQYSSVALGLEPEEGVSASWVLPLLTTRVATDADKEMVGAEQIDALLADPALPFGQELCVAVGDTSYSKPLYLHAHRRHPHLVTIARVRSNRTFYHQDVPQEGEQAGRGHPTWYGDKFSLSDPETWTPPDETQTLWETSRRGKKHRVEVQSWHNLLMRGKNKPQRLPMHLYPFTLVRMVRYDEEGNPLYKRPLWLLVMGDRRDELTLMHIVDAYAERFDLEHFFRFGKQKLLMADFQTPDLEPEENWWQLTHIAYAQLWMARHVAEALPRPWERNLPVMKQRRLSPTLVQRDFGRIIQQLGTPAQPPKPRGISPGRRKGTKLPPRPRQKVVVKSQNAAKAA